From the Musa acuminata AAA Group cultivar baxijiao chromosome BXJ3-7, Cavendish_Baxijiao_AAA, whole genome shotgun sequence genome, one window contains:
- the LOC135584580 gene encoding uncharacterized protein LOC135584580 isoform X1 encodes MGCIRLRFLFLALLICSVTLADSIASARSVVEVLTEKNGGAMGIDEEVLPGSTTSRSRWLWGRKMSAERLEKKDTVETGAKPYAGKCKHGGKRGPAKISEEKILGSTTKMHDKDSRRISIPKPRPKTTVKKHTKGSSGEAVKPKATAQAASHGSSHDPFQRIQPKKQLDAVTEMFNMLHKDYQTKARRRPPINNDTPLKHLDAKP; translated from the exons ATGGGGTGCATAAGGTTAAGGTTCCTTTTTCTTGCGCTTTTGATCTGCTCGGTTACTCTTGCTGACTCTATTGCAAGCGCTCGCAGTG TCGTTGAAGTACTGACGGAGAAGAATGGTGGTGCAATGGGTATCGATGAG GAAGTACTTCCTGGCAGCACGACAAGCAGGAGCAGATGGCTGTGGGGAAGGAAGATGAGCGCAGAAAGGTTGGAGAAGAAGGACACAGTGGAAACAGGTGCAAAACCTTATGCTGGAAAGTGTAAACATGGAGGGAAGAGGG GACCGGCAAAGATCTCCGAAGAGAAGATACTTGGTTCAACAACAAAGATGCATGataag GATTCCAGAAGAATTAGCATACCTAAGCCAAGGCCAAAAACCACTGTCAAAAAGCATACAAAAGGGAGTTCAGGTGAGGCAGTGAAGCCAAAGGCAACAGCACAAGCAGCCTCCCATGGATCATCCCATGACCCATTCCAGAGAATTCAACCTAAGAAACAACTGGATGCAGTCACTGAAATGTTCAACATGCTGCACAAGGACTACCAAACCAAGGCTCGCCGCAGGCCTCCCATCAACAATGATACTCCTTTGAAGCATCTTGATGCTAAGCCCTAG
- the LOC135584580 gene encoding uncharacterized protein LOC135584580 isoform X2, whose protein sequence is MGCIRLRFLFLALLICSVTLADSIASARSVVEVLTEKNGGAMGIDEEVLPGSTTSRSRWLWGRKMSAERLEKKDTVETGPAKISEEKILGSTTKMHDKDSRRISIPKPRPKTTVKKHTKGSSGEAVKPKATAQAASHGSSHDPFQRIQPKKQLDAVTEMFNMLHKDYQTKARRRPPINNDTPLKHLDAKP, encoded by the exons ATGGGGTGCATAAGGTTAAGGTTCCTTTTTCTTGCGCTTTTGATCTGCTCGGTTACTCTTGCTGACTCTATTGCAAGCGCTCGCAGTG TCGTTGAAGTACTGACGGAGAAGAATGGTGGTGCAATGGGTATCGATGAG GAAGTACTTCCTGGCAGCACGACAAGCAGGAGCAGATGGCTGTGGGGAAGGAAGATGAGCGCAGAAAGGTTGGAGAAGAAGGACACAGTGGAAACAG GACCGGCAAAGATCTCCGAAGAGAAGATACTTGGTTCAACAACAAAGATGCATGataag GATTCCAGAAGAATTAGCATACCTAAGCCAAGGCCAAAAACCACTGTCAAAAAGCATACAAAAGGGAGTTCAGGTGAGGCAGTGAAGCCAAAGGCAACAGCACAAGCAGCCTCCCATGGATCATCCCATGACCCATTCCAGAGAATTCAACCTAAGAAACAACTGGATGCAGTCACTGAAATGTTCAACATGCTGCACAAGGACTACCAAACCAAGGCTCGCCGCAGGCCTCCCATCAACAATGATACTCCTTTGAAGCATCTTGATGCTAAGCCCTAG
- the LOC103992355 gene encoding amino acid transporter AVT6A — protein MTIVSISPDESNGQRRAKRILDETVPLLPSKQEETGEFDEFNGASFAGAVFNLSTTIVGAGIMSLPATMKVLGLVPGILLIVFFAFFTEQSIDMLIRSSRAGKTVSYGGVMGDAFGKTGKVLIQLCIIVNNVGVLIVYMIIIGDVLSGTSSSGYHHSGVLEGWFGQHWWTSRFVILLVSMLAVFAPLACFKRVDSLRYTSALSVALAVVFVVITAGIAVVKLLAGSIAMPKLFPDVPDLASVWNFFTVVPIIVTAYICHYNVHPIENELDDPSQIKPVVRTSLALCSTVYITTSFFGFLLFGESTLDDVLANFDSNLGIPYSSVLNDAVRVSYAVHLMLVFPMIFHALRVNVDGLLFASASPLASDNRRFAIITVVLLSIIFLASNFIPSIWDAFQFTGATAAVCIGFIFPAAITLRDPHGIATKWGKILAVFMIILAVLSNAIAIYSDAYSLFKKTDASPES, from the exons ATGACTATCGTAAGCATTTCTCCCGATGAGAGCAATGGGCAGCGAAGGGCCAAAAGGATTCTTGATGAGACAGTTCCGCTGTTACCGAGCAAGCAGGAGGAAACTGgggaatttgatgagttcaatggaGCTTCTTTTGCTGGGGCTGTCTTCAACCTATCAACTACCATCGTCGGAGCAGGGATTATGTCCCTGCCCGCCACCATGAAAGTCTTGGGGCTGGTGCCTGGGATTCTCCTGATTGTATTCTTTGCTTTCTTCACGGAGCAATCGATTGATATGTTGATCAGGTCTAGCCGAGCAGGGAAAACAGTTTCCTATGGAGGAGTAATGGGCGATGCATTTGGAAAAACCGGCAAGGTGTTGATTCAATTGTGTATTATCGTGAACAACGTCGGCGTGTTGATTGTATACATGATCATTATCG GTGATGTGCTTTCTGGTACATCTTCGAGTGGCTACCACCACTCTGGTGTTTTGGAAGGATGGTTCGGGCAGCACTGGTGGACTAGTCGTTTTGTCATTCTTCTGGTCTCAATGCTGGCAGTGTTTGCTCCATTGGCATGCTTCAAGCGTGTCG ATTCACTGAGGTACACATCTGCCTTATCTGTTGCCCTGGCAGTTGTTTTTGTGGTAATTACAGCAGGGATTGCTGTTGTTAAATTGCTTGCTGGAAGCATCGCAATGCCCAAATTATTTCCGGATGTACCAGATTTAGCATCTGTGTGGAACTTCTTCACGGTGGTCCCAATTATTGTGACTGCATATATCTGCCATTACAACG TTCACCCTATAGAGAACGAACTCGACGATCCTTCCCAGATAAAGCCTGTTGTACGAACATCACTAGCGCTTTGTTCCACGGTCTACATAACCACGAGTTTCTTTGGGTTCCTCCTCTTTGGTGAATCCACCCTTGATGATGTGCTTGCCAATTTTGATTCCAATCTTGGCATCCCATACAGCTCTGTTCTGAATGATGCAGTCAGAGTTAGCTATGCTGTGCACCTCATGCTCGTGTTCCCCATGATCTTCCATGCCCTGCGGGTCAATGTGGATGGCCTACTTTTTGCATCGGCCAGCCCCTTAGCTTCAGACAATAGGAGGTTTGCTATAATTACAGTGGTGCTTCTATCGATCATTTTCTTGGCTTCAAATTTCATTCCCAGTATCTGGGACGCCTTCCAATTTACtggtgcaactgctgcagtctgcATTGGGTTCATTTTTCCTGCTGCCATTACACTCAG AGATCCTCATGGCATTGCGACGAAGTGGGGCAAGATCCTGGCGGTTTTCATGATCATCCTCGCCGTTCTGTCAAATGCCATTGCTATATACAGTGACGCCTATTCTCTCTTTAAGAAGACCGATGCCTCCCCTGAATCCTAG